Part of the Primulina huaijiensis isolate GDHJ02 chromosome 15, ASM1229523v2, whole genome shotgun sequence genome is shown below.
AATTTTCATAAATGAAATTATGTTCTActgctttatcaagaaattttaacaaaatttcataataattattgacaTTCAACAAGTCAACAAGTGTTTTTGGATATTAGGTTGTGCGTAGAAACTATacaaaattttcttctaaagTACCGAAATCACCTGGTaatacaataaaattataagaattttcaatcattttgatTATTAGTCATACATAAATGAAACTTTCAATTTTTCATCAACCATGAAATATGTAATATCACCTTCGGCTAAAGTTGTAGAAATAATACCCAGAACCTAACTACCTCCAAAATGAACAATTGTTGAAACAGAAAATAACACATGTTTGTGCGAAAATAGAAAAAAAGATGAGAGATCCTACAAGGGTGACATGATGTTCATGAAAATAAATACGGATTTCAGTTGTGAACCGAAGaccaaaaaatagtaaaaataacAATGGCACACAAAGTTCCTCTGATTTTATGTCCAAAAACGGCTTCAAAGCATTCTATAAGTCGAAGATATGTTTCCCATCCAATTGTTTTTATAAATTgacaaacatggtcttttttagtcaGATTCTCGAGGCTAATACTATGACGCTCGTCTTAGAATAATTTTCATTAACGGAGATGTTCATTATGCACGTATTCACTAGAATGcatctcaagagtcaataagaggTCATCTAAGGCTTTTTACTCTCATTCTTAATGAAATCAATTATATCTTTTCTGTTTTTTGGAATCACATCCCAAAGATATACATCGTTTAACAAGTATATTTTTCATACTTATGACAAACCTATAACCTTTTTGTATTtcgtttttttgtttgtttttttcataAGTGTTTTTGTTCTAATACAGACTTATATCGAACAAGTAAGAGATTTGGTGTCACGCATAGTGACCCAGGCGCGTAGATCTACATTGTTCAACGATCACATAATCGTCAAACAACAAACTTCATAGTTCATGATAAATCAAATCAGTTTGTttcataattaaatcaaaaaaatcTTATCTTTACAACGAAAACTACACAagcgtttcaaaacttaaataaaatgaaaaacagACGTAACTAAAATAAGTTCTCATAATTTAATATCTTATTCACCTTCCTCAAAACATCGTTTACCCTTCATCGTTCTTATCTGGTGAAATAGAGTAAGGGATGAGTATTTGGTGAAATATACTCTGCCAGTGGAGGCCGATCATTCATAATGAATAACAAGGTTTCATGTATTTATACATTTGAGAAATAGCATGTGCAATACCAAATCAAAGTAGAACAAACAAATAGCATTGAAAgtcatattattttataaagtcCAAAATACAATAACGTAACTTAATctacatgcaaatctaagaaaaatagaaaatgcttaattatttttaattgcatgaattaaatatagtgagcatgtttacatgtttaaaatgtatttttctaCTAGAAaacataaaactgtgttttaaaggttattcgataCACAATCGAGGAAAGGAGACAGGGgctgaaaaagagaaaatatttttattaaataattattttaattgtttaatatatggtatattttaatggatattttcgaaaatgaggtattttgatatgttttcacgcgccgagtcgtattttaaaccggtaatcaATTTTCGATGAAAAATATGGACTTTTTGATAACTCGGTCAATATTTTCACAAGCTTtccttaacaaaatattttaattattatgtaatgggcctattatactaggttaatgGACTTACGCTTGTACCATGTGTTTTATATCAAACTTTAAGCTAATAAACCCTCACATAAACACACACAACTCACGCACACATCACACAATAGGACTCTTCATCAGCCAAGCAACACACacacgtgtttttttttttgaaggaaaatcaCGTGAATTTGAAGGAGATTTCAGCAAGGTCCTTCCATCGTCGACGTCCCTCGCATCGCAATTCGTGCGTAATAAACACAAAGGAACGCCTTAATCTTCTTTTACTCATCTTTCActtcatattatatgttttgatacatgatcgtatgaaaaatatgatacactttgtatatttttgtttttatggcataaacatgataaaactagatttttcatcttttaaaactcttgcttatgttgcacaaaggggctgctatggtagggctatgggaagggaTGTTTTTCACATGTTTAAGGATCCTTAGGTGTATGTTTAAAGGCTGGAAAGGATTGGGCAAAAGGAAGAACGAAAATATGGGATTCTAAAGTTCTAGGGTTTTTGGCTTGACGTTCCTTGAAGGGGGCGGCTCGGTCGTGGTTAAGGGCTGTGTCCATGGGTCCTAAGGGGGTCGCATGGTGGTCCTAGTTGGCTGGAAGGGAGACTGGTGCAAGGAGGAAGGGCCGTAGGGTCAGAGCGTGATACTGTCAATTGTCGTCATGTGGaatcttgaagtacaccaaatggaTGTAAAAACATATTTTCTAAATTGAGATTTAGAATATAAAATTTACGTGGAACAACCTGAAAGATTTTCTACGCTTAGACATGAAAACAAGGTTTGTAAACTGTGAAGTTTTTGTATGACTTAAAACAAGAACCAAAATAATGGTATGAAAAATTCGATAAAGTCGTGACAGAAAGTGGATTTAATGTCAATGAGTGTGACAACTTTTTATACAGCTGAAAATCACTATGTTATTTAATGTATTTACGTTgattatatgtttattattgAGAGCAATGATAAGATGATTAAATCTACTAAGAAGTTTTTGAACtcaaaatttgatatgaaagacaTCATATTAGCTCATATGATTTTTGGAACTAAAATCCATTGAACCTCGGAAAGGTTTCTTCTAAGCTAGAAATATTATGTGGAcaaaattcttgagaaattcaACGAGAATGATTCTGCATTGGATAGAACTCATATAGATACGAGTAAATATCTATTGATGAATAAAGTGAGAGTGtgtctcaattagaatactcttATATCATTAAATTATGATGTACTTAATAagttgtacaagaccagacatcaCCTAAAGTCGGCAAACTAAGTAGATTCACAAGTAATCCGAGTACTGAACACTGGAATGCAATTGTGAGATTGCTAAGATACTTGAGTTATACTCATTATTATGGACTGCACTATACTAGATATTATGCTGTAATCGAAGGATACAGTGATGCGAACTggatatatgatataaaatacTTGAAGTATATTATTGGATTTGTATTCACTCTAAGAAGTGCATCAATTGCACGAAAATCTTCTAAACAGACCGTAATAGCTAGATCTAAgatgaaatttgaatttatagCCCTTGCAAAATGTGCTAAAAAGGTTGAATGGTCGCGCCTATTATTAGAAGATATTATTGGATGAGAAAAACATGTGTCGGCTATATATGTTTATTGTGATAGTCAATCTGCAATCGAAATGACATAgcaatatttataatagtaagtCTAGACATATACTTTGTAGACATAACATCATAAGAAAAATACCATCAACTGGAGTTATCTATATAGATTATGCAAAGCCAAAAGATAATCAGCGGATCGCTCAAAACCCAGGGATCAAATCAAATTGGAACTCACAAAACTACTCACGTGAAGCATTGTGTGAATCCTTCTTCCTTCCCTTCCGACGTGCGTGTCAAGTGACCACGTAGACCAGCCCCACGTGATTTTCTGACTCTTTTGAAGCTGTGTTTTTTCtttgtatatatattgtattcTCCATATACGGTACAGTACTAAACGACACATGTTATTTTGTCTTATCGGGGAAAATTTGTGTTGGATCTCCATTGGTTGCATGCATATTACTCGATACTCAACATTCCTCGTGTCAATTTGTCGTGACTTCTGAGAACAACGCTGCTGCTGTTGCTTCGTCTAACCCCAGCCCAAATCCCATATAAATACAGGAGGAGACCGTACCTCGCGGGAGAAGACGTAATCCAGATTTTGCAGattattgttattatcataTCATTGAGAGGAAGATATAtatcaaagaaaatgagttaCATGAACAGAGTGTGGATGGCAGCAAGCGTGGCTATTGTGAATACTCAACCCGATCAGGGTCAGAAGTTGAAATCCGGTCTCCAGACCCTCAACCACGGCAAGAAGCATTTCTTTCACGTCGGTGGAGAGGCGGCGGATATCAGACCGTTTTCTGGAATCCTCAACTGCGAATCAGTAGCGTTTCGCGGTGAGGACATGTGGAGGAAGCAGTCGGAAGAGTCGCTCCGCCAAGTGATGTACTTGAACTGCTGGGGCCAGAGCTGACCATCTCGAGTAGAGTACGATACTAATTCGGTTAGTACGGTGGAGAAGCGGCTGCCGCCGGCGGACAACTGAGTTGCCTTGCCTCAGCTCGTGGGTAGGGGTTGAAATTTTGAGGAACTCTTTTAAGTCCCAAATCTAATGTAATTTGTTCAGTGATCACCCctaaagaaaatgaaatatacTTGTTTGTGAAATATGCATCCAGTTAACTAGCTACAATTGTGACATTTGGTCGTTTTAAGGATTTTTTGGTAcgttaaaaaataatgttattgacaaaatcgtcgctaaatagcAACGATTAACTATAAAAGTCGCTCGTCAGTTAACGAAAAACCGTCAGTCGATCTACAATAGCGACGGTTCATTATTTTAACGACGATTGGCAAAACGATCAttaaattaacgacggtttataataaattgtcgttaatttttaaataaaccgTCACAAAATTTAGTAACAGTGGCTAacaagatatatttttttgtggtgTTTAGGGTTAAAAGAGTGATTTGTCGTCTTTTTTTTAGGACGTAATCCCGATTTTAAAATGAGATGCCAAATATATTCTTCATCATTaatcaaaaagttttttttttttttttttttgaatagcAGTAATCAAAAAGTTagattaattagattaataaaTTAGGTAATTATACTAAATATTTGGAAGACTACGTGAAGATTAACCGCGTAGCCGAGCCAAAGCAGCTCGAGATGGTGAACGCAGATGACTACCACCCCAGCTATGTCTGCTTGTGCACAATATCATTATTATATCAGTCCCACGTGAAGCCCCATGAGCTCCCCACTCCCCATCCCATGTCCCTACAGCCTCTTTGTCCTTTTATaactattatattaattaatttctcttcaaattttaagatatttatatattctttttattaaaatacatattacacatataaaatgtttcaatttataattgatttacaaaacacatCGTGCAAACTTTTAAAAGATCTGAATGCAATAATTGTTTCTAAAATGTTTTGTTTGTTCTGGGgtataatttaaagatttgagttgaattattattattagatataatttttagtaaaaaaaagaGTAAGCGTCTGATCTTATAATTGGTATTAAAGTCAATATCATACGTTCAATTTTAATTGATTGTAATAATAACAATTATTGAGAAGAAAATTGTTGAGATATAATaattatctatgtttgatataACAATcgaaatatgatatttatgatgTACGAGTTACCGTCGTAATTTTTGATAAAGTAACAAAAACCAAATCTtaaggccatctccaacccattaCACTATCTTAGTGTCACACTAACTTTAAAATAGTGTAATTCTTACACTAAATCTAAAACTCATCTCCAACCCATCAACTCTAAACTCTAcaccaaaaagaatattctcatAATATTCTCTATTATTTTATTcacaacaaataatttatttcacaaaatatttttaaacacaataattaaaatatcattaatatctaaaataatgtatatatcgaaattcattataaatatacatgaattaaaaatttaattaaataattttttttgaattacgttaaatttttttagtatttaatattattattttaaatacttaagCTTAATACTTAATTGaatgtaattaattaatctttgaaaaaaatttcaatcacacatataaataatttgaaCATAAATTACTAACATACAATCAATATTAAAATGATGCATATAAAATAGAAATGACACACAAATatccaaattttaattaatagaaTTACTATATAAATCCCATAAATGATCGATTAGTACATCTCGTAGTGCGAAGTGAGCCTCCCTATCCCTTACCagagttttaaaatttatgtgcttgtaagcctaatttatttagttGTATTGTGGtgtgatttttaatattttattgtttattatcTTGTTTCAGTTTATGTATCTTAAATATTAGtgatcttattttattttatgttgtattgtaatgttattttcaaaaataaagtgatttattatgtttgtttatttcattcaataatgtaattattgaataaataaagtttttaaaacaaatggtTACAAATTTACatgataatataattaatttattaataattaggtttaaaatatattacaataaaaattaaaataaaaaacaccataaataattaattaattataattgcataaaataatataagataataattgCTAATTTTGATAGgataaattcattttaaacatatatacatatgataaaataattaaataaatatagtaattgctaattatatatatatatatatatagacttaaTTAGAAATACTTTGCTTATAAAATATTTCGGACGAGGGTATGTGCAATGTTCAATTAAtcacataaaaaaacaaaaaaaaaaagggatttACGGTATTGCTACAAATTTGGTGCAATACTGTAGCACACCACCAAAATGGAGTAGGAAATGATGTTGGGTTGGAGAAGAAAAATTCACACTATGATGGAGTATGGTTGGAGATGGCCTAATAACATTATTCATTGCTCACATTCCAATAGCGTGAAGGAAGACTTGGGCCCATCTTCACTCTGTGGATGGGTTTTTTGGGGGAAAAAAAGAAGGAAGTGGGGAGAGAGAAAGAAGGGTTTATTTCAACCTGTCCTTACAGCATGAGTGATCCAGGTCCACCtccatgtaaaaaaaaaaaaaattgactcgGACATTGGATCGACCCCTGAGGGCACTGCCCGCAGGGGTAGAGTCGAGTTAACCCGAAAGAAGAAGCtaggaaaaatagaaattaaatgAAGATATAAGAAGGGTAAAATTGTGATTATATATCCCcgagaaaaagtaaaaaagaaaaaatctgaAATGGGAAGAAGACAATGGTGGGACCCACATAAAAAGTAGTAACAATAATGCAGTCTATCGGTAATTTCAGATAAGGTCGCCAGCTGCCCCCTTCGGTGTAACCATCTCTCTACGGTGTTTTACTTTatcatttcatttattattatttgataaaaaagcGAATCCGAATAAACTTAATATATTCTATCGTTATTTTATCATAGCATTTATATTTAAAACGATCTCATTGAAATTTttctaattattattaaaataataataatttttacatctaaattaaattaaaaaatctaaataaatattacgaaatatatagattataaattaactattaatttataatattttaaaattacctGGTTTTTTgtcaacaaataataataataatttttctttctccaaataaaataatttaacattatcTCCtctaagaaaataaattttcgtGTAAAACAAAAGTACATGTATTGTCAAAGATTGCTTTCATAAAGTAGATATCAAATTCTTACAAGTAACTTATTGCTATGACAAAATTTATTGATGTAATTACAACTAACATTGAATTTAGAGataattgttgtgaaaaagtaaaaatttacggtaaaaaagtaaaaatctcaaactctcaaaattatcacactacacactttataatatttttctctcaactcaattgtgattttcttcacaaatgagagatctatttatagaaaatttttacaaataatccaaaaataaaatacatcattacctacatcatcacacactaattttcaatattcaacacctaattttacctaattttcaacattcaacattcacattttcaacacaaatatttaacacatttttaaataatttttcaacactcccccttgtgatgatgatcataatgattgtatacattacgtgtttttatactgcctcgttaaaaaccttactaggaaaaacccattgggataaaaaccatagtaagggaaaaagagtgcagtcacgtaaactccccctcatgttgacacgaacaattcttcacaaatttcgtagattgcgcatcccaatattatatatgtgctttctgaatattgtcgtaggaagtgcctttgtgaagagatctgatgagttttcacttgattgaatgtgacgaacatcaatacatttattcttctcaagctccttggtgaatgcgaagaacttaggaggaatatgtttagttctgtcgctttttatgtatccttctttcatttgagcaacacatgcagcattatcttcatatagtatcacaggcttctcgtcgaatgataatccgcatgagatttggatatgttgagtcattgattttaaccacacacattcacggcttgcttcatgtagtgcaataatctcggcatgatttgatgaagttgttacaagtgtttgtttctgtgaacgccaagaaattgcagtgcctccacgagtaaatacatatccagtttgagaacgtgctttgtgtggatcagataagtatccagcatcggcataaccaattatacttggattagcatcttttgaatacaaaagtcccaagtctgtcgttcctcgtagataacggaatatatgtttaattccgttccaatgtctctttgttggatatgtgctaaatcttgccaataaatttacggcaaaagatatatcaggccttgtacaatttgtaagatacataagggcaccgatagcacttagatatggtacttctggaccaagaatatcttcatcatcttcacatggacggaatggatccttttctatgtttaatgatctaacaaccattggagtacttaaaggatttgatttgtccatattaaaacgtttaaggatcttttctgtataatttgtctggtgaacaaatattccacattctttttgttcaatttgtaaacccagacaatacttggtttttccaagatccttcatttcaaattcttctttcaagtatgacacaacttcttgaatttccttatttgttccaatgatgtttaaatcatcaacatatacagcaataattacgcatccggatgttgttttcttaatgaaaacacaagggcatattgaattatttacatatccctttttcatcaagtgatcacttagcctattataccacattctgccggattgcttcaacccatataatgatcttagtaatttcacagaa
Proteins encoded:
- the LOC140959393 gene encoding uncharacterized protein produces the protein MSYMNRVWMAASVAIVNTQPDQGQKLKSGLQTLNHGKKHFFHVGGEAADIRPFSGILNCESVAFRGEDMWRKQSEESLRQVMYLNCWGQS